A single Paraburkholderia sp. D15 DNA region contains:
- the ahpF gene encoding alkyl hydroperoxide reductase subunit F: MLDANLKTQLKTYLEKVSRPIEIVASLDDSAKSQELLALLNDIATLSERVSVIERRGDSERKPSFSIGEPGKETGIRFAGIPMGHEFTSLVLALLQVGGHPVKLDDAVIEQIRNLDGDYQFETYFSLSCQNCPEVVQALNVMALLNPRIRHVAIDGALFQNEVEARQIMAVPTMFMNGEVFGQGRSGVKEILAKLDTNAGARAAKELEKKPVFDTLIVGGGPAGAAAAIYSARKGIATGVVAERFGGQVLDTLAIENFVSVTETEGPKFATALEQHVKAYEVDIMDVQRAEALIPGRIHEVRLANGAVLKAKTIVLATGARWREINVPGEREYRNHGVAYCPHCDGPLFKGKRVAVIGGGNSGVEAAIDLAGIVREVTLLEFGATLRADEVLQRKLRSLSNVKVVTQAQTTEITGDGKKVNGLVYKDLSSGEVKSVELEGVFVQIGLVPNTEWLKGTIELSKHGEIVVDARGATSVPGVFAAGDVTTVPFKQIVIAVGEGAKASLSAFDHLIRHGDEVDAESEAEVEAAV, from the coding sequence ATGCTTGATGCCAATCTCAAGACTCAACTGAAAACGTACCTCGAAAAGGTTAGCAGGCCTATTGAGATCGTCGCGTCGCTCGACGACAGCGCAAAATCGCAGGAGCTGCTGGCATTGCTGAACGATATCGCGACGTTGTCGGAGCGCGTCAGCGTGATCGAGCGGCGCGGCGACAGCGAGCGCAAGCCGTCGTTTTCGATCGGCGAGCCGGGCAAGGAAACGGGCATCCGTTTCGCCGGTATTCCGATGGGACATGAATTCACGTCGCTGGTGCTGGCACTGCTCCAGGTCGGCGGCCATCCGGTCAAACTCGACGATGCGGTGATCGAGCAGATCCGCAATCTCGACGGCGACTATCAGTTCGAAACGTATTTTTCGCTGTCATGCCAGAACTGCCCGGAAGTCGTCCAGGCGCTGAATGTGATGGCGTTGCTCAACCCGCGCATCCGCCACGTGGCGATCGACGGCGCGTTGTTCCAGAACGAAGTCGAAGCGCGCCAGATCATGGCGGTACCGACCATGTTCATGAACGGCGAAGTGTTCGGCCAGGGGCGCAGCGGCGTGAAGGAAATTCTCGCGAAGCTCGACACCAATGCCGGTGCGCGTGCCGCGAAAGAGCTCGAGAAGAAACCGGTGTTCGATACGCTGATCGTCGGCGGCGGCCCGGCCGGCGCGGCGGCGGCGATTTACTCGGCGCGCAAGGGCATTGCGACGGGCGTGGTGGCCGAGCGCTTCGGCGGTCAGGTGCTGGATACGCTGGCCATCGAGAACTTCGTCTCGGTGACGGAAACCGAAGGGCCGAAGTTCGCCACGGCGCTGGAGCAGCACGTGAAGGCGTACGAGGTCGACATCATGGACGTGCAGCGCGCCGAGGCGCTGATTCCGGGGCGCATCCACGAGGTGCGTCTGGCCAACGGCGCGGTGCTCAAGGCGAAGACGATCGTGCTGGCCACCGGCGCGCGCTGGCGCGAAATCAACGTACCGGGCGAGCGCGAATATCGCAACCATGGCGTGGCGTACTGCCCGCATTGCGATGGGCCGCTGTTCAAGGGCAAGCGCGTCGCGGTGATCGGTGGCGGCAATTCGGGCGTCGAAGCGGCGATCGATCTCGCGGGGATCGTGCGTGAAGTGACGCTGCTGGAATTCGGCGCCACGCTGCGGGCGGACGAAGTGCTGCAACGCAAGCTGCGTAGCCTGTCGAACGTGAAGGTCGTGACCCAGGCGCAGACCACCGAAATCACCGGCGACGGCAAGAAGGTCAACGGTCTGGTCTACAAGGACCTGAGTTCGGGCGAGGTGAAGAGCGTCGAACTGGAAGGCGTGTTCGTGCAGATCGGTCTGGTGCCGAATACCGAGTGGCTGAAGGGCACGATCGAGTTGTCGAAACACGGCGAGATCGTCGTCGATGCGCGCGGCGCGACGTCGGTGCCCGGTGTGTTCGCGGCGGGCGACGTGACCACGGTGCCGTTCAAGCAGATCGTGATCGCGGTGGGCGAGGGCGCGAAGGCATCGCTGAGCGCGTTCGATCACCTGATCCGTCACGGCGATGAAGTCGATGCCGAGAGCGAGGCCGAGGTTGAGGCTGCGGTTTGA
- a CDS encoding LysR family transcriptional regulator has protein sequence MQLDDMRIYVATIDAHSFTAAANRLSLSKQFVSRRVMALEEALGVQLLIRNTRKLAVTELGQEFYERARRILGEVDDAEQAMSSRRAGPRGLVRVSAPMSFGMMHLSPLLALFLREHGEVRVDMELSDRTVDVIGEGFDMAIRIGTLADSTLIAQKLADLRMVACCSPGYLRRRGQPATPADLARHACLVYGHGGAVSWEFLMGGALKSVEVHGPLRANNGDLIRDAAVAGIGIARLPDFIVADALSRGLLVTVLDDYLPARTSVHAVYPQHRQSSLAIRAFVDFLKTGLPARLAAGA, from the coding sequence ATGCAGCTCGACGACATGCGGATTTACGTCGCGACGATCGACGCCCACAGCTTCACGGCCGCGGCGAACCGGCTGTCGCTGTCGAAACAGTTCGTGAGCCGCCGCGTGATGGCGCTGGAGGAAGCGCTCGGCGTGCAGTTGTTGATCCGCAATACGCGCAAGCTGGCCGTCACCGAACTCGGCCAGGAGTTCTACGAGCGCGCGCGGCGCATCCTCGGCGAAGTCGACGACGCCGAGCAGGCCATGTCGAGCCGCCGTGCCGGTCCGCGTGGACTGGTGCGGGTGAGTGCGCCGATGTCGTTCGGCATGATGCATCTGTCGCCGCTACTCGCGCTGTTCCTGCGCGAGCACGGCGAGGTGCGGGTGGACATGGAGCTCAGCGACCGCACCGTCGACGTGATCGGCGAAGGCTTCGACATGGCGATCCGGATCGGCACGCTGGCGGACTCCACCCTGATCGCGCAGAAACTGGCGGATCTCAGGATGGTGGCGTGCTGCAGCCCCGGCTACCTGCGGCGCCGCGGCCAGCCCGCGACGCCCGCCGATCTGGCGCGGCATGCGTGCCTGGTTTATGGCCACGGCGGCGCGGTGAGCTGGGAGTTCCTGATGGGCGGCGCGCTGAAGAGCGTCGAAGTGCACGGGCCGTTGCGCGCCAATAACGGCGACCTGATTCGCGACGCGGCCGTCGCTGGAATCGGGATTGCGCGGCTGCCGGACTTTATCGTCGCCGACGCGCTGAGCCGGGGTTTGCTGGTGACCGTGCTCGACGACTACCTGCCCGCGCGGACGAGCGTCCACGCGGTGTATCCGCAGCATCGGCAAAGCTCGCTCGCGATCCGCGCGTTCGTCGATTTTTTAAAAACCGGCTTGCCTGCGCGCCTCGCGGCCGGGGCGTAG
- a CDS encoding Lrp/AsnC ligand binding domain-containing protein → MNATKIRRSATKRASPPAPARTPARPESHATVAAVPADPLQSLDRIDRAILRQLQADASISNVALAAKVKLSAPACLRRVERLKTSGLIRGVVALIDPKAAGAGMLVIIGVVLDRSTPESFAAFEKAAQKVAGCMECHVVTGEFDYFMTIRTRDSDSFNRLHAEQLLYLPGVRQIRSFMVLKEILSTTKFPL, encoded by the coding sequence ATGAACGCAACAAAAATTCGCCGTAGCGCAACGAAGCGAGCGAGCCCGCCAGCGCCGGCAAGAACCCCGGCCCGGCCGGAATCCCATGCCACCGTTGCCGCGGTCCCGGCCGACCCGCTCCAGTCGCTCGACCGCATCGACCGCGCGATCCTTCGGCAACTACAGGCCGATGCGTCGATCTCGAACGTCGCGCTGGCGGCGAAAGTCAAACTGAGCGCGCCGGCCTGTCTGCGACGCGTCGAGCGGCTTAAAACGTCGGGGCTGATTCGCGGCGTGGTCGCATTGATCGATCCGAAGGCGGCCGGGGCGGGAATGCTGGTGATCATCGGCGTGGTGCTCGATCGCTCGACGCCGGAGTCGTTCGCCGCCTTCGAGAAAGCCGCGCAGAAAGTGGCCGGCTGCATGGAGTGCCACGTGGTGACGGGCGAGTTCGACTATTTCATGACGATCCGCACGCGCGACAGCGACAGCTTCAACCGGCTGCACGCCGAACAACTGCTGTACCTGCCCGGGGTGCGGCAAATCCGCTCGTTCATGGTGCTCAAGGAAATCCTCTCGACCACGAAATTTCCGCTCTAG
- a CDS encoding 1-aminocyclopropane-1-carboxylate deaminase: MNLQRFPRYPLTFGPTPIQPLKRLSDHLGGKVQLYAKREDCNSGFAFGGNKTRKLEYLIPEALAQGCDTLVSIGGIQSNQTRQVAAVAAHLGMKCVLVQENWVNYSDAVYDRVGNIQMSRILGADVRLVPDGFDIGFRKSWEDALQSVREAGGTPYAIPAGCSDHPLGGLGFVGFAEEVRQQEAELGFRFDYVVVCSVTGSTQAGMIVGFAEDGRADRVIGIDASAKPAQTREQITRIAKRTAEQVELGRDITGADVALDERFGGPEYGLPNDGTLEAIRLCARLEGVLTDPVYEGKSMHGMIEMTQRGEFPAGSRVLYAHLGGVPALNGYSFIFRDG, from the coding sequence ATGAACCTGCAACGATTCCCCCGCTACCCCCTCACTTTCGGACCGACGCCGATCCAGCCGCTCAAGCGCCTGAGCGACCACCTTGGCGGCAAGGTACAGCTCTATGCAAAGCGCGAAGACTGCAACAGCGGCTTCGCGTTCGGCGGCAACAAGACACGCAAGCTCGAATATCTGATCCCCGAGGCGCTCGCGCAGGGTTGCGACACGCTGGTGTCGATCGGCGGAATCCAGTCGAACCAGACCCGCCAGGTGGCCGCCGTGGCCGCCCACCTCGGCATGAAGTGCGTGCTCGTGCAGGAGAACTGGGTCAACTACTCGGATGCGGTGTACGACCGCGTCGGCAATATCCAGATGTCGCGCATTCTTGGCGCGGACGTGCGGCTTGTGCCGGACGGTTTCGACATCGGGTTCCGCAAGAGCTGGGAGGACGCGCTGCAAAGCGTGCGCGAAGCCGGCGGCACGCCCTACGCGATTCCCGCCGGCTGCTCGGATCATCCGCTGGGCGGCCTCGGCTTCGTCGGCTTCGCGGAAGAAGTCCGCCAGCAGGAAGCGGAACTCGGCTTCAGGTTCGACTACGTCGTTGTGTGTTCGGTGACGGGCAGCACGCAGGCGGGCATGATCGTCGGTTTCGCCGAGGACGGCCGTGCCGACCGCGTCATCGGCATCGATGCCTCCGCGAAGCCCGCGCAAACGCGCGAGCAGATCACGCGGATCGCGAAACGCACGGCGGAACAGGTGGAACTTGGCCGCGACATCACCGGCGCGGACGTGGCGCTCGACGAGCGCTTCGGCGGTCCGGAATACGGTTTGCCGAACGACGGCACGCTGGAGGCGATCCGTCTTTGCGCGCGCCTGGAAGGGGTGCTGACCGACCCGGTGTACGAAGGCAAGTCGATGCACGGGATGATCGAGATGACCCAGCGCGGCGAGTTTCCGGCGGGCTCGCGCGTGTTGTACGCGCATCTGGGCGGTGTGCCGGCGTTGAACGGCTACAGCTTTATTTTCCGCGACGGTTGA
- the ahpC gene encoding alkyl hydroperoxide reductase subunit C yields the protein MPIINTQVKPFKAQAYHNGDFVTVTEESLKGKWSVFVFYPADFTFVCPTELGDLADRYAEFQKLGVEIYSVSTDTHFTHKAWHDTSDTIQKIKYPMLADPTLTISRAFDVLIEEEGLALRGTFVINPEGEIKLSEVHDNGIGRDAGELLRKVQAAQYVAAHPGEVCPAKWTPGAETLTPSLDLIGKI from the coding sequence ATGCCGATCATCAACACTCAAGTCAAACCGTTCAAGGCACAGGCTTACCACAACGGCGATTTCGTGACCGTCACTGAAGAAAGCCTGAAGGGCAAGTGGTCGGTTTTCGTTTTCTACCCGGCTGACTTCACCTTCGTTTGCCCGACGGAACTGGGTGACCTGGCTGACCGCTACGCCGAATTCCAGAAGCTCGGCGTGGAAATCTACAGCGTGTCGACCGATACGCACTTCACGCACAAGGCTTGGCACGACACGTCGGACACGATCCAGAAGATCAAGTACCCGATGCTGGCCGACCCGACGTTGACCATCTCGCGCGCTTTCGACGTGCTGATCGAGGAAGAAGGCCTGGCGCTGCGCGGCACGTTCGTGATCAACCCGGAAGGCGAGATCAAGCTGAGCGAAGTGCACGACAACGGCATCGGCCGTGACGCAGGCGAACTGCTGCGCAAGGTGCAGGCTGCACAATACGTCGCCGCTCACCCGGGCGAAGTCTGCCCCGCCAAGTGGACGCCGGGCGCTGAAACGCTGACCCCGTCGCTGGACCTGATCGGCAAGATCTAA
- a CDS encoding MipA/OmpV family protein, with the protein MLNSRRKRIGMIRNKQTSIAATSLMAVTLGGIGIVPDSAMAQTPSPLNEWQYSVGIPLQKMWQPNIPDWQVRFGAAASFQPRYEGSDRYHMMGGPSIDVRYKDLFFLSSGEGLGVNFAQGENWRASLAAVYDLGRRAHDDPQELNGLGNINAAPGVKLAGEYVISKDFPLVLRADVRRYFGGSNGWTGDFGAYMPMPGSTKKFFWFAGPNVSLADSTYMNSWFGVNQNQAAHSQYSQYHASAGFKSVGFGVSAVWLFNKHWFATADGAYEQLVGSAGNSPITHRKANGVADISINYRF; encoded by the coding sequence GTGTTGAACAGCCGTAGAAAGCGGATCGGCATGATCCGCAATAAACAAACAAGCATCGCGGCAACGTCTCTGATGGCCGTGACCCTCGGCGGCATTGGCATCGTGCCGGATTCGGCGATGGCGCAAACGCCGTCGCCGCTCAACGAATGGCAGTACTCGGTCGGCATTCCGCTGCAGAAGATGTGGCAGCCGAACATTCCCGACTGGCAGGTGCGCTTCGGCGCGGCCGCGTCGTTCCAGCCGCGCTACGAAGGTTCGGACCGTTACCACATGATGGGCGGCCCGAGCATCGACGTGCGCTACAAGGACCTGTTCTTCCTGTCGAGCGGCGAAGGCCTCGGCGTCAATTTCGCGCAGGGCGAGAACTGGCGCGCGAGTCTGGCGGCGGTCTACGACCTCGGCCGCCGTGCCCACGACGATCCTCAGGAACTGAACGGCCTCGGCAACATCAATGCCGCGCCCGGCGTCAAACTCGCCGGCGAGTACGTGATCTCGAAGGATTTCCCGCTGGTGCTGCGCGCCGACGTGCGCCGTTACTTCGGCGGGTCGAACGGCTGGACCGGCGACTTCGGCGCATATATGCCGATGCCGGGCAGCACCAAGAAGTTCTTCTGGTTCGCTGGACCGAACGTGTCGCTGGCCGATTCCACGTATATGAACAGCTGGTTCGGCGTGAATCAGAATCAGGCCGCGCATTCGCAATACTCGCAATATCACGCGAGCGCGGGCTTCAAGTCGGTGGGCTTCGGGGTCAGCGCGGTGTGGCTGTTCAACAAGCACTGGTTCGCGACGGCGGACGGCGCGTACGAACAACTGGTCGGCAGCGCGGGTAACAGTCCGATCACGCATCGCAAGGCGAACGGCGTCGCGGATATCTCGATCAACTACCGCTTCTGA
- the prpR gene encoding propionate catabolism operon regulatory protein PrpR, protein MSTFTSFPALPPTTSRPGVALVSISRLQSLCETVAPRYAEQARFFSVREGYGAAVATLQAYVDAGSVDVVLAAGSNGAYLRDNLNVPVVMVKVNGFDVLSAITRATTTWPGAQIGLVLHETISHELADLTGWLKVGLKQRAYRSVDEVRLAVGNLADEGCSVIIGPGMACDVAQQAGLASVFLYSLGAVEEAFERSVELARVSRQKEAKRERLNTIVGHLRDGVAAFDDAGQLEAVNPAMLELLGVDRAGDAPFGGRDPDVAAQVARAVGPWLREMNDRHDPARRIEERIEQIGGRALIVNCVPVMEQGVRSGSVVTVQDALVAQRIDRSLRTSQRPKQLVARHHLDDLVGQSAALERVRRLARAGAAHDATVLLTGESGTGKELVAQGIHNASRRRGNPFVAFNCAALPEGLIESELFGHEEGAFTGARRGGKPGLFEIAHTGTIFLDEIGEMPAALQSRLLRVLQEREVMKLGAGRATPVDVRVIAATHRDLHALVEQGAFRADLYFRLNLLQIELPPLRERRGDVANDVANDVALLARHLLKRGALHHGLPEAALERILAFLAPLFDGYAWPGNVRELENLLARAAIYLGDGAGTTGSAASDGSSAAGAKPDAMPGEDWQAVFPEFGRMRQAAREADTRLALHSRTTGLPGNGDAATAKPALPRSTPTREDVMRALESTGGNRAAASRALGIGRTTLWRLMKT, encoded by the coding sequence ATGTCCACTTTCACGTCGTTTCCCGCTTTGCCGCCGACCACCAGCCGGCCGGGCGTCGCACTGGTCAGTATCAGCCGCTTGCAGTCGCTTTGCGAGACGGTCGCGCCGCGCTACGCGGAGCAGGCGCGCTTCTTTTCGGTTCGCGAAGGCTACGGCGCGGCGGTCGCGACCCTGCAAGCCTATGTGGACGCCGGCTCGGTCGACGTCGTCCTCGCCGCGGGATCGAACGGCGCGTATCTGCGCGACAACCTGAACGTGCCGGTCGTGATGGTCAAGGTGAACGGCTTCGACGTGCTGAGCGCGATCACGCGCGCCACCACCACATGGCCCGGCGCGCAGATCGGCCTCGTGCTGCATGAAACGATCTCGCACGAGCTTGCCGATCTGACCGGCTGGCTGAAGGTCGGGCTGAAACAGCGGGCGTACCGTTCCGTCGATGAGGTACGGCTCGCCGTCGGCAATCTCGCCGACGAGGGGTGCAGCGTGATCATCGGCCCGGGCATGGCATGCGATGTCGCGCAGCAGGCCGGGCTCGCCAGCGTGTTCCTGTATTCGCTCGGCGCGGTCGAGGAGGCCTTCGAGCGCTCGGTGGAACTGGCGCGCGTCAGCCGCCAGAAGGAAGCGAAGCGCGAGCGGCTGAACACGATCGTCGGCCATCTGCGCGACGGCGTCGCCGCGTTCGACGACGCCGGCCAGCTCGAAGCCGTCAACCCGGCGATGCTGGAACTGCTCGGTGTGGATCGCGCGGGAGACGCGCCGTTCGGCGGGCGCGATCCGGACGTGGCCGCGCAGGTCGCGCGCGCCGTCGGTCCGTGGCTGCGGGAGATGAACGATCGGCACGACCCGGCCCGGCGGATCGAAGAACGGATCGAACAGATCGGCGGGCGCGCGTTGATCGTCAACTGCGTGCCGGTCATGGAGCAGGGTGTGCGTTCGGGATCGGTGGTGACGGTGCAGGATGCGCTCGTCGCGCAGCGCATCGACCGTTCGCTGCGCACCAGCCAGCGGCCGAAGCAGCTGGTCGCGCGGCATCATCTGGACGATCTGGTGGGCCAATCGGCGGCGCTCGAACGCGTGCGGCGCCTTGCGCGCGCGGGCGCCGCGCACGACGCCACGGTGCTCCTCACCGGCGAAAGCGGCACCGGCAAGGAACTGGTCGCGCAGGGCATTCACAATGCCAGCCGGCGGCGCGGCAATCCGTTCGTCGCGTTCAATTGCGCGGCGTTGCCCGAAGGTTTGATCGAAAGCGAGCTGTTCGGCCACGAGGAAGGCGCGTTCACCGGCGCGCGGCGCGGCGGCAAGCCGGGGCTTTTCGAGATCGCGCACACGGGCACGATCTTTCTCGACGAAATCGGCGAAATGCCGGCTGCGTTGCAAAGCCGTCTGCTGCGCGTGCTGCAGGAACGCGAGGTGATGAAGCTGGGCGCCGGACGCGCGACGCCGGTCGACGTGCGGGTCATCGCCGCCACGCATCGCGATCTGCACGCGCTGGTCGAGCAGGGCGCGTTTCGCGCGGATCTGTATTTCCGGCTGAACCTGCTTCAGATAGAATTGCCGCCGCTGCGCGAACGGCGCGGCGACGTTGCCAATGATGTTGCCAATGACGTCGCATTACTCGCGCGCCATCTGTTGAAGCGCGGCGCGCTGCACCATGGGCTGCCGGAAGCGGCGCTGGAACGGATACTCGCGTTCCTCGCGCCCTTGTTCGACGGCTACGCGTGGCCCGGCAACGTGCGGGAGCTGGAAAATCTGCTGGCGCGCGCCGCGATTTATCTCGGCGACGGGGCGGGCACCACGGGTTCGGCGGCTTCTGACGGCAGTTCGGCCGCGGGCGCCAAACCGGACGCGATGCCGGGCGAAGACTGGCAGGCGGTGTTCCCCGAGTTCGGGCGGATGAGGCAGGCGGCGCGTGAAGCCGATACCCGTCTCGCGTTACACTCGCGTACTACCGGTCTTCCTGGTAACGGCGACGCAGCAACGGCCAAACCGGCGTTGCCTCGCTCGACACCGACCCGCGAGGACGTCATGCGCGCCCTCGAATCGACCGGCGGCAACCGCGCCGCGGCGAGCCGGGCGCTCGGCATCGGCCGCACGACGCTTTGGCGGCTGATGAAAACCTGA
- the msrB gene encoding peptide-methionine (R)-S-oxide reductase MsrB: MTCNRRTFFRFLGAASLAGGASAWGGARSAAAADTSTAAAFEVSHSDAEWHKLLSDAQYRVLREAGTERPFSSPLNDEHHAGTFSCAGCRLPLFSSKTKFDSGTGWPSFYQPLDHAVVTRTDKSFGMVRDEVLCRRCGGHLGHVFDDGPKPTGLRYCMNGLAMTFAPGSAGTS; the protein is encoded by the coding sequence ATGACTTGCAACAGACGGACTTTCTTCAGGTTTCTCGGCGCGGCGTCGCTGGCGGGCGGCGCATCGGCGTGGGGCGGGGCACGTTCAGCGGCCGCGGCGGACACGAGCACGGCAGCGGCGTTCGAGGTGTCGCACAGCGATGCCGAATGGCACAAGCTGCTGAGCGACGCGCAATACCGCGTGCTGCGGGAGGCGGGCACGGAGCGTCCGTTCAGCAGCCCCTTGAACGACGAGCACCACGCCGGCACTTTTTCCTGCGCGGGGTGCAGACTGCCGCTGTTTTCGTCGAAGACCAAGTTCGACAGCGGCACCGGCTGGCCGAGTTTCTATCAGCCGCTCGATCACGCTGTCGTCACGCGCACGGACAAATCGTTCGGCATGGTGCGCGACGAAGTGCTGTGCCGTCGTTGCGGCGGCCACCTCGGTCACGTATTCGACGATGGGCCGAAGCCGACCGGCCTGCGCTATTGCATGAACGGCCTCGCGATGACGTTCGCGCCTGGGTCGGCGGGAACGAGTTAG
- a CDS encoding pirin family protein, with the protein MLDIRHANQRGRAEHGWLSSRHTFSFAHYHDPKQNGFSDLLVINDDRVAPAQGFGKHPHRDMEIFSYVLEGALEHKDTMGTGSVIVPGDIQLMSAGTGVAHSEYNHSKSDPVHFLQIWIAPAQNGTTPRYQQRHFSADQKRGALRLVMSPDGAEDSLVLQQDARVYAGLFDGDESARLELAADRYAYIHVARGSVTVNGVELGEGDGARVRDEQVLDFSHGQDAEVLVFDLRNIETSALWA; encoded by the coding sequence ATGCTCGACATTCGACACGCCAATCAACGCGGCCGCGCGGAGCACGGCTGGCTCAGCTCGCGTCACACGTTTTCCTTCGCGCACTATCACGATCCGAAGCAGAACGGCTTCTCCGACCTGCTCGTGATCAACGACGACCGCGTCGCGCCGGCACAGGGTTTCGGCAAGCATCCGCATCGCGACATGGAGATTTTTTCGTACGTGCTGGAAGGCGCGCTGGAGCATAAGGACACGATGGGCACCGGCTCGGTGATCGTCCCCGGCGACATCCAGTTGATGAGCGCGGGGACCGGCGTCGCGCATAGCGAATACAACCATTCGAAGAGCGACCCGGTGCACTTCCTGCAGATCTGGATCGCGCCGGCGCAAAACGGCACGACGCCGCGTTATCAGCAGCGCCACTTCAGCGCGGATCAGAAGCGCGGCGCGCTGCGTCTCGTGATGTCGCCGGATGGCGCCGAGGATTCGCTGGTATTGCAGCAGGATGCGCGCGTCTACGCCGGCTTGTTCGACGGCGACGAAAGCGCGCGGCTCGAACTGGCGGCGGACCGTTACGCGTACATCCACGTGGCGCGCGGCAGCGTGACGGTGAACGGCGTCGAACTCGGCGAAGGCGACGGTGCGCGAGTGCGCGACGAACAGGTGCTCGACTTCTCGCACGGACAGGATGCCGAAGTGCTGGTGTTCGATCTGCGCAACATCGAGACGTCCGCGTTGTGGGCCTGA
- a CDS encoding alkane 1-monooxygenase, with amino-acid sequence MATSRAAPARWVDSKRYLWLLGALTITLPLHAANLALHTGWHIFWWFGPIFVFGIIPLLDYLIGDDASNPPEDVVPTLEKERYYRRVVYLATVIEYISFFGAVWVVGTHALTWYDYLGFALSLGAATGVSINTAHELGHKTDRFERWLAKITLAPVCYGHFFVEHNRGHHVRVATPPDPASARYGESFWAFLPRTVFGSIASAWRLEKHRLERLGKSPWTLRNEVLHSWAMTAVLWGALIALFGKVVIPFLLLQAVYGASLLEVVNYLEHYGLGRKQLASGRYERCQPQHSWNSNRIVTNLFLYQLQRHADHHANPTRSYQALRHFDDAPQLPSGYATMIMFAYIPPLWFRVMNPRVVAHYGGDMTQSNIRPAIRERVLAQFAH; translated from the coding sequence ATGGCAACATCGCGAGCGGCCCCCGCGCGGTGGGTCGACAGCAAACGCTATCTGTGGCTGCTCGGCGCGCTCACGATCACCTTGCCGCTGCATGCCGCGAATCTGGCGTTGCACACCGGCTGGCATATCTTCTGGTGGTTCGGCCCGATCTTCGTATTCGGCATCATTCCACTGCTCGATTATCTGATCGGCGACGACGCCAGCAATCCGCCCGAGGACGTCGTGCCGACGCTCGAAAAAGAGCGCTATTACCGGCGCGTCGTGTATCTCGCCACCGTCATCGAATACATCTCGTTCTTCGGCGCCGTGTGGGTCGTCGGTACGCATGCGCTGACGTGGTACGACTATCTCGGCTTCGCGCTGTCGCTGGGCGCGGCGACCGGCGTGTCGATCAACACCGCGCACGAGTTGGGTCACAAAACCGACCGCTTCGAACGCTGGCTCGCGAAGATCACGCTCGCGCCCGTCTGCTACGGCCATTTCTTCGTCGAACACAATCGAGGCCATCACGTTCGCGTGGCCACGCCGCCCGATCCGGCCAGCGCCCGCTACGGCGAATCGTTCTGGGCGTTCCTGCCGCGCACGGTATTCGGCAGCATCGCCTCTGCGTGGCGGCTGGAAAAACATCGGCTGGAACGGCTCGGCAAATCGCCGTGGACCTTGCGCAACGAAGTCCTGCATTCGTGGGCGATGACCGCCGTTCTATGGGGCGCGCTGATCGCGCTATTCGGCAAGGTGGTGATTCCGTTCCTGCTGCTGCAGGCGGTGTATGGCGCGTCGCTGCTCGAAGTGGTGAATTATCTGGAGCACTACGGCCTCGGCCGCAAGCAACTGGCGAGCGGGCGCTACGAGCGTTGCCAGCCGCAGCATTCGTGGAACAGCAACCGCATCGTGACGAATCTTTTCCTGTATCAGTTGCAGCGTCACGCCGATCATCATGCGAATCCGACGCGGTCGTATCAGGCGTTGCGCCATTTCGACGACGCGCCGCAATTGCCGTCCGGTTACGCGACGATGATCATGTTCGCGTATATACCGCCGCTGTGGTTTCGCGTGATGAATCCGCGCGTCGTGGCGCACTATGGCGGCGACATGACGCAGTCGAATATCCGTCCGGCGATTCGCGAGCGGGTGTTGGCGCAGTTCGCTCACTAG